One window of the Podospora pseudopauciseta strain CBS 411.78 chromosome 4, whole genome shotgun sequence genome contains the following:
- a CDS encoding hypothetical protein (COG:S; EggNog:ENOG503P39M), which produces MVQLDNFSTEQKQQYILATVVIGLILSTGSHVARIYARLKIIKELRREDWCMTGGLLLSYGTVACLLYGLPNQGVPIPVLGKERFKEFLLMIWIIQKLQPPTLFLIKLSFIIFHMTIFQGATFRRISWIVAILTGCWAVANVLGTTLQCKPPSFFWDKDQTGSCLQDPVHRMGVPNAIISSLGDVIIFVMPIPPLMKLRVPRRTKIGLVGVFSLGVFVLVASFFRWIALIGSDRDIFNSSQVQTGVWTYLEMSVGITCGNLPFLAPLLGCVGPTRKSHMPALSTREEYYARNLKVDPLASGTSQNTASTITRGQKPLPMVPGQHRPKREGFTRLYDRGGQGRDGSLRTLPSEFDMEMQAIDAMGLERESGEELVGDRQGERGRGEVDGGFS; this is translated from the exons ATGGTCCAACTGGACAACTTCAGCACGGAGCAAAAACAACAGTACATCCTCGCCACCGTGGTCATCGGCCTGATCCTGTCAACTGGGTCACATGTAGCGAGAATATACGCGCGGCTAAAGATCATAAAGGAGTTACGAAGGGAAGACTGGTGCATGACGGGTGGTCTACTACTGAGCTATGGAACAGTGGCATGTTTGCTCTACG GTTTACCCAACCAAGGCGTCCCAATCCCTGTCCTCGGGAAAGAACGCTTCAAAGAATTCCTCCTCATGATCTGGATCATCCAGaaactccaacccccaaccctcttcctcatcaaactctcgttcatcatcttccatATGACAATCTTCCAAGGCGCCACCTTCCGGCGCATCTCCTGGATCGTCGCCATCCTCACAGGCTGCTGGGCAGTCGCCAACGTTTTGGGCACAACCCTCCAGTGcaaacccccttccttcttctgGGATAAGGACCAAACAGGCTCCTGCCTCCAAGACCCAGTCCACAGGATGGGTGTCCCCAACGCAATCATCAGCTCGCTAGGGGACGTCATCATTTTCGTGATGCCCATCCCGCCGTTGATGAAACTTCgggtgccgaggaggacaaAAATCGGTTTAGTGGGGGTCTTTAGTCTCGGTGTTTT CGTCCTCGTAGCCAGCTTCTTCCGCTGGATAGCCCTCATCGGCTCCGACAGGGACATCTTCAACTCGTCCCAGGTCCAAACCGGCGTGTGGACCTACCTCGAAATGTCGGTCGGCATCACCTGCGGGAACCTCCCCTTCTTGGCTCCCCTGCTGGGGTGTGTCGGGCCAACGAGGAAGTCGCATATGCCTGCTTTGTCGACGAGGGAAGAATACTATGCTAGGAATCTGAAGGTTGATCCACTTGCTAGTGGGACGTCGCAGAATACCGCCAGTACTATCACCAGAGGGCAGAAGCCGCTGCCGATGGTGCCGGGTCAGCACCGgccgaagagggaggggttcaCGAGGTTGTATGATAGGGGCGGGCAGGGGAGGGATGGAAGCTTGAGGACGCTGCCGAGTGAGTTTGACATGGAGATGCAGGCTATTGATgcgatggggttggagagggagtctggggaggagttggtggGTGATAGAcagggggagagggggaggggggaggtggatgggggaTTTTCTTGA
- a CDS encoding hypothetical protein (EggNog:ENOG503P0FN; COG:S), whose amino-acid sequence MPVTTVGIAGITGRLARLITHHLLALSPTLTIKGYCRDLSTATSYPTLKNITITQGDPYDPTALRHFVSGCDVVICGFFGDPRLMTEGQKLLIEACEAEGVKRYVAGDWTLDYDKLQYGEHPQKDCQKRVKEFLQEDGRKVKGVHMLIGIFYETFWSDYFGVFRPGEGEGVVMRYWGTGEEVWEGLSYDDAARYSANVALDEEAVGVVTFLGDRKSTKQLAAEFEEVYGVAPRLDCLGTVEELQTKMETTREKEPQNIFAWLADNYQTYIMNGQTYVPTKLDNGRYPDVKPLTFKEFLQNHKVEELNGLYTKAAADL is encoded by the exons ATGCCCGTCACCACAGTCGGAATAGCAGGCATAACCGGCCGCCTCGCCCGCCTAATaacccatcacctcctcgccctctcccccaccctcaccatcaaAGGTTACTGCCGCGACCTCTCCACAGCCACCTCCTACCCAACCCTCaaaaacatcaccatcacccaagGCGACCCATACGACCCCACCGCCCTACGTCATTTTGTCTCGGGATGTGACGTGGTGATCTGCGGCTTTTTCGGCGACCCCCGCCTCATGACCGAGGGGCAGAAACTCCTCATTGAGGCGTGCGAAGCTGAAGGGGTGAAAAGGTATGTCGCGGGGGATTGGACGCTGGATTATGATAAACTTCAGTATGGGGAGCACCCTCAGAAGGATTGCCAGAAGAGGGTGAAGGAGTTTCTCCAGGAGGACGGGAGGAAGGTCAAGGGGGTGCATATGTTGATTGGGATTTTTTACGAGACGTTTTGGAGTGATTATTTTGGGGTTTTTaggccgggggagggggagggggtggtgatgaggtattgggggactggggaggaggtttgggaggggttgagttATGATGATGCTGCTAGGTATTCTGCCAACGTGGcgctggatgaggaggcggtgggggtTGTGACTT TTCTTGGTGACAGGAAGAGTACAAAGCAGCTTGcggccgagtttgaggaggtttATGGAGTAGCTCCGAGGTTGGATTGTTTGGGtacggtggaggagttgcaGACCAAGATGGAGACCACGCGCGAGAAAGAGCCGCAAAATATCTTTGCTTGGTTGGCTGA TAACTACCAGACTTATATCATGAACGGACAGACCTATGTTCCAACCAAACTGGATAATGGGCGCTATCCAGATGTCAAGCCGCTGACATTCAAGGAGTTCCTTCAGAACCACAAGGTGGAAGAGTTGAACGGCTTGTATACTAAGGCGGCTGCAGATCTCTGA
- a CDS encoding hypothetical protein (EggNog:ENOG503P91C; COG:S): protein MFNLKNIITLLAVGVLSVSAAPAADVPVAEAEPALVDRQISARVFACEHIRSQGACITFNAPIAQCSWNDRISTIINQDRNLFRCVWFEHGGCSGRSYANQVDDHLGDGDGYFNDRISSIRCG, encoded by the exons ATGTTCAACCTCAAGAACATCATCACTCTGCTCGCCGTCGGAGTTCTCTCCGTCAGCGCTGCTCCCGCTGCTGATGTCCCGGTGGCCGAGGCTGAACCCGCGCTTGTCGATCGCCAGATCAGTGCCCGGGTGTTCGCCTGCGAGCACATCCGGAGTCAAGGTGCCTGCATCACGTTCAATGCTCCTATCGCTCAATGCT CCTGGAACGACAGGATCAGCACGATCATCAACCAGGATAGAAACCTCTTCCGCTGCGTGTGGTTCGA GCATGGCGGCTGCAGTGGTCGCTCATACGCCAACCAGGTGGACGACCATCTCGGTGACGGCGACGGGTACTTCAATGACCGGATCAGCTCCATCAGGTGCGGCTAG
- a CDS encoding hypothetical protein (EggNog:ENOG503NV06; COG:P): MKVVILSALAAVATAVELSTNLNYHSPSTRHSDLGIDLPTVQRRTLKRDSVPYSPDDLNFTHGIASGDPYPTSVILWTRVAPSLASDLGNITVEGNVPLYSHETERYIIADPNPICVDWAVWPATSSNATRWKRQGNETVVASGRAYTTSDIDFTIKVEAGGLSPFTEYNYQFTICGSDKESRIGKTKTTPDKNDNVSEVKLAVFSCSNFPNGHFNAYGNAARKGGLDYVIHLGDYIYESAGGGERAHDPPRVTFTLGDYRTRHGQYRTDPDLQLLAANHPWIPTWDDHEVANNGYRDGFSALNNTEASFRQGGRMVSVDQRKMNAVRAYFEWMPIRQVDLDDNLRIWRSFELGNLADLIILDTRNYDRSITSLGWNDAYIELIRDEASRSLMGGRQESWFYRTLKESKDRGAKWRIIGSQVIFSGADGAGTDTWGGYTANRNRTLQTLIDNDIDNNVFLAGDSHRNQVADVTWLGELDYNPATGSGSLGVEFAGTAVSSSGRAGPISAANTYARNRVRDTDVLQWHEGYYRGYFVLSVHKDKVTAGFFGSPTVATRNPWELPLANLTVLSGENKLSRPVAGGKVEAGFAKGGTTTGTNLTLNTETKKWEVIGFDEMFISR; encoded by the exons ATGAAAGTCGTCATTCTCTCCGCTCTTGCGGCCGTAGCGACCGCCGTTGAACTCTCGACCAACCTCAACTACCACAGTCCCTCTACCCGTCACTCCGACCTGGGGATCGACCTCCCCACCGTCCAGCGCCGCACCCTCAAGCGCGACTCGGTCCCGTACTCTCCCGATGATCTGAACTTCACCCACGGTATAGCCTCTGGAGATCCCTACCCAACAAGTGTCATCCTCTGGACCCGCGTCGCTCCGTCTTTAGCGTCCGACCTCGGCAACATCACGGTCGAAGGCAACGTCCCGCTCTACTCTCACGAGACAGAGCGATACATCATAGCTGATCCCAATCCCATCTGTGTCGATTGGGCTGTTTGGCCTGCCACATCCTCCAATGCCACCAGGTGGAAGCGTCAAGGGAATGAGACTGTGGTTGCCAGCGGCAGGGCGTACACCACGAGCGACATTGACTTCACCATCAAAGTCGAGGCTGGGGGTTTGAGCCCGTTTACTGAGTACAACTACCAGTTCACTATTTGTGGGTCGGACAAGGAGAGTAGGATTGGCAAGACAAAGACGACGCCGGATAAAAATGATAATGTTAGCGAGGTGAAGTTGGCCGTGTTCAGTTGCAGCAACTTTC CAAACGGGCACTTCAACGCGTATGGGAATGCTGCgaggaagggagggttgGACTATGTG ATCCATCTTGGAGATTACATCTACGAGAGTGCCGGTGGCGGCGAGAGGGCACATGATCCCCCGCGCGTGACCTTCACGTTGGGTGACTATCGGACTCGTCATGGCCAG TACCGAACCGACCCGGATCTCCAGCTCTTGGCAGCAAATCACCCCTGGATTCCTACATGGGATGATCATGAAGTGGCGAACAATGGCTACCGAGATGGGTTCAGTGCGCTCAACAACACCGAGGCTTCGTTCCGCCAAGGTGGCCGGATGGTTAGTGTCGACCAGAGAAAGATGAATGCTGTCAGGGCGTATTTTGAGTGGATGCCTATCAG ACAGGTAGATCTAGACGACAATCTCCGCATCTGGCGGTCGTTTGAACTGGGCAACCTCGCAGATCTCATCATTTTGGACACGAGAAACTACGACCGGAGCATCACTTCCCTCGGCTGGAACGACGCCTACATTGAGCTCATCCGCGATGAGGCCTCCCGGTCTCTCATGGGCGGAAGACAGGAGAGCTGGTTCTATCGTACTCTGAAAGAGTCCAAGGATCGGGGTGCCAAGTGGAGGATTATAGGCAGCCAAGTTATTTTTTCTGGTGCGGACGGAGCTGGTACTGACACTTGGGGT GGATATACCGCCAACCGTAACCGCACTCTGCAAACTCTCATCGACAATGACATCGACAACAATGTCTTCCTCGCCGGTGATAGCCATC GTAATCAGGTCGCCGACGTCACATGGCTAGGCGAGTTGGATTACAACCCTGCCACCGGGTCAGGCTCCCTGGGTGTAGAATTCGCTGGTACAGCTGTCAGCTCAAGTGGTCGGGCCGGTCCGATCAGTGCTGCCAACACTTACGCCCGAAATAGAGTGAGGGATACCGACGTGCTTCAGTGGCATGAGGGGTACTACAGGGGATATTTTGTCTTGTCTGTGCACAAGGACAAGGTGACCGCTGGTTTCTTTG GATCACCCACGGTTGCAACGAGGAATCCTTGGGAACTACCCCTGGCGAATTTGACTGTTCTTTCGGGAGAAAACAAACTCTCCCGCCCTGTAGCTGGCGGGAAGGTAGAGGCTGGGTTTGCAAAGGGGGGAACTACCACGGGGACCAACCTGACTTTGAACACTGAGACGAAGAAGTGGGAAGTGATCGGCTTCGATGAGATGTTTATTTCTCGTTGA
- a CDS encoding hypothetical protein (EggNog:ENOG503PR77; SMCOG1034:cytochrome P450; antiSMASH:Cluster_4): MMMALRHALTWLPPSFPIAVAIAAIILAVFINTLATPRRADPREPPLLKPTIPFIGHIIGLIRHQADYHRILQRKSKQPIVTLPMLTGKLYAIFDPSLISAGLKNKHLSTKPQVRAAVAPLIKASKGTVDLMMSEQGDVLQDRMMLHAIPTSFSGQLQQTFIEAALQEATTPPVYGKHQDPFSQDPSLLQSFWDYNESIMALMMDILPSFIAKKGHLGRIRLAQALTPYYSSQAEQHPAASALVRLRAQEMRNAGLPVEDIAKIETLLPLAAMTNTVPTLFWFFSHVFTRPAIAEQLRKEVEDNLLTRDGPKAKLAVSSAVLEEKTPFLWSCYRETLRLTVHQIATRTAIQDTTITSPKTGQTYFLAKGSVVQMSIGASHFLPEYWGEKYLDFKPDRFLGLTKEEERAFKVAHQPFGGGLHLCPGRHFALAEMMAVMTTLLVGFEVGGLDGEGEWREPERGTASIVDAATRPKDYGAGFGAKVRRREGWEDVVWEYKF; the protein is encoded by the exons atgatgatggcactTCGACATGCCCTTACTTGGCTGCCACCCAGCTTCCCCATTGCCGTGGCGATAgctgccatcatcctcgccgtGTTCATCAACACGCTTGCGACACCAAGAAGAGCAGACCCGCGGGAACCACCTCTTCTGAAACCCACCATCCCGTTCATCGGACACATCATCGGGTTAATCCGACACCAGGCAGATTACCACCGAATTCTACAGCGCAAATCCAAGCAGCCAATCGTCACACTTCCTATGCTCACAGGAAAGCTGTACGCCATCTTTGACCCCTCCTTGATCTCAGCCGGCCTCAAGAACAAGCACCTCTCAACGAAACCCCAGGTCAGAGCTGCCGTCGCGCCGTTGATAAAAGCCAGCAAAGGCACCGTCGACCTCATGATGAGCGAGCAGGGCGACGTGCTTCAAGACCGCATGATGCTGCACGCCATCCCGACTAGTTTCTCTGGGCAGCTACAGCAAACTTTTATCGAGGCCGCCTTGCAAGAA GCCACGACACCACCGGTGTATGGTAAGCACCAGGACCCTTTCTCCCAGGACCCGAGCCTACTACAATCTTTCTGGGACTACAACGAGTCCATCATGGCGCTGATGATGGACATCCTGCCGTCCTTCATCGCCAAGAAAGGCCACCTCGGGCGTATAAGGCTAGCCCAAGCCTTGACTCCTTACTACTCCTCCCAGGCAGAACAGCACCCTGCCGCCTCTGCCCTTGTTCGTCTTCGTGCGCAGGAAATGCGCAACGCCGGTCTCCCAGTGGAGGACATCGCCAAGATTgaaaccctcctccctctcgcAGCAATGACCAACACCGTCCCGACTCTGTTCTGGTTCTTTAGCCATGTCTTTACGCGGCCGGCTATCGCCGAGCAACTCAGGAAAGAAGTAGAAGATAACTTGCTCACCAGAGACGGCCCCAAAGCAAAACTGGCCGTCTCGTCAGCTGTGCTCGAAGAGAAAACACCTTTTCTGTGGAGCTGCTACAGAGAAACCCTCCGTCTCACCGTCCACCAAATCGCCACGAGGACGGCGATACAAGACACGACTATCACGTCCCCCAAGACGGGACAAACATATTTTCTCGCAAAGGGAAGCGTGGTTCAAATGTCGATTGGGGCATCTCACTTTCTTCCGGAATACTGGGGAGAGAAGTACCTAGATTTCAAGCCTGATCGGTTTTTGGGGTTAacgaaggaagaggagagggcgTTCAAGGTGGCTCATCAGCCGTTTGGCGGTGGATTGCATCTCTGTCCGGGGAGGCACTTTGCCTTGGCGGAGATGATGGCTGTCATGACGACATTGCTGGTTgggtttgaggttgggggtttggatggggagggggagtggagggAGCCTGAGAGGGGGACGGCGAGTATTGTTGATGCGGCTACCAGGCCAAAGGATTATGGGGCGGGTTTTGGGGCGAAGgttcggaggagggaggggtgggaggatgtTGTCTGGGAGTATAAGTTTTAA
- a CDS encoding hypothetical protein (EggNog:ENOG503PIN4; antiSMASH:Cluster_4), whose amino-acid sequence MAETFPRFPRLPYELRHIIWEFAIRPAAPGAHIFTISDSTNITSDDSRENKGHALVCQPRCDQTRGGKADGQLNNPSTYIADSGLWTACRESRNVMERKLLQREDRPILFWGDSSDGPPPINPECWTNRQIALFPTRDLIILQSQIFTPFRWTVMPGSLDWDKSTYRQSQLPSCAFWSAMKNVTSQAARHIAVEYNRAWDSMSLHWGEFTGFVDLLLGPSRAELDSGPTHVWFIDYRLKRRNRVPTEKQLRAESKREEPRVYYGNGCRYVEVSEQDSGESGDGEWNDAFGADRWHPFNNKPMFSRNGVRGCVKRAKALLYKDEEYVDRVNIGILACESL is encoded by the coding sequence ATGGCTGAAACATTCCCTCGCTTCCCTCGGCTACCCTATGAGCTTCGGCATATAATCTGGGAATTCGCCATACGACCGGCCGCACCTGGAGCGCATATTTTCACCATCTCCGACAGCACAAACATAACCTCGGATGATTCTCGAGAAAATAAAGGTCATGCTTTAGTTTGCCAGCCGCGTTGCGATCAAACTCGGGGTGGAAAAGCCGACGGACAACTCAACAACCCGTCAACCTACATTGCCGACAGCGGACTATGGACGGCGTGTAGGGAGTCCAGGAATGTCATGGAACGAAAGTTGCTACAGCGCGAGGATCGTCCGATCTTGTTTTGGGGCGACTCGAGTGATGGGCCGCCGCCTATTAACCCTGAATGCTGGACGAATCGGCAGatcgccctcttccccacGCGAgatctcatcatcctccagtCTCAAATTTTCACTCCTTTTCGATGGACGGTGATGCCTGGGTCTCTTGACTGGGACAAGTCCACCTACCGCCAGTCACAGCTACCGTCGTGCGCTTTCTGGTCAGCAATGAAGAACGTGACAAGCCAAGCAGCACGACACATTGCCGTGGAGTACAATCGCGCCTGGGACTCCATGTCACTTCACTGGGGAGAATTCACCGGGTTTGTGGACCTACTCTTAGGCCCGTCACGCGCCGAGCTGGATTCCGGGCCGACACATGTGTGGTTCATCGACTACCGCCTCAAGAGAAGAAACCGCGTTCCAACCGAGAAACAACTTCGAGCCGAGAGTAAAAGGGAGGAGCCGAGAGTGTATTATGGGAATGGCTGTCGCTACGTGGAGGTGTCTGAGCAGGATTCAGGGGAatctggagatggagagtgGAATGACGCCTTTGGGGCAGACCGCTGGCACCCTTTTAACAACAAGCCCATGTTCTCTAGGAATGGAGTGCGTGGCTGCGTCAAAAGGGCAAAGGCGTTGCTTTACAAGGATGAGGAGTATGTTGACCGAGTCAACATTGGTATTTTGGCTTGTGAATCCTTGTGA